The Methanobrevibacter sp. DNA segment TTCAGCTACTCCATTGACTTCAGGAATTTTGAATTTGAAAGGAAAGGAAATCTTGACATAAACAAGGTGTTCTACTTTGACTCATTCTCCCTTTTTGACAATAAGACAGGTGGAACCTATTTCCTTGAGCATGTGAAAAGCCTGGAAGAGGCCTTGGAAATCGATGGATCATTTAATGACAGGGATGACCTTGAAGTTGAAAAGCTCATCAAGGAAATACTTGGAGGAGAGATTAAAAAAGAGGACGGGGAGCTTTACTTCATTAGGGATGGCTACAGAAGCCATATGAAGAACACATCCTCAGGAGTGAAGCAGGTTGCTATCATCCAGACACTTCTCATGAACAATGAACTGGAAGAGAACTCGTTCCTCATCATGGATGAGCCTGAAGTCAACCTTCACCCTGAATGGCAGATCAAGTTCGCTAAGATATTGGTTCTTTTGGTCAAGGAATTGGACTTGAGCATTTATATCGCTTCACATAGCCCATTCTTCATAGAAGCCATTGAACTCTATTCGCAATTGTATGACTTGATTGATGAGAGCTATTTCTATCTGACCCAAAAGGCGGATTCCAAGTTTGATGTGGTTAAAATAGATTCCAATAACTTGGAGGAGATCTACAGAAACCTTGGCCAGCCTTATGATATCCTGGATGAGGTCAAGATGGAGCTGTTGTTTAAAAAGTTGGACAGTGATGGCGATGAATGACATTGAAAAGTTTGATGAGTTCCTGTCTTCATTCACTGATTATTATTTGCCTGTATCAGAGATATCAATGCCATGCGCATATCACGATAAGGATTGTCCTTCAATTAAACAGAAGGAATGCACAAGCAAAAGCAAGGTTCCGTTGGTAGATAGTGATTTCATGATGTATTCCTTTGACGATATTATAAGGCATGTTAAAACCATAGATATTTGTAATCTACCATCTACAGTAGATGGGTTATATTTGGATAAAAAGAGAAAAATTCTATATTTCATAGAGTTCAAGGGAGTTCAGATAGACAAGTCAAGCAAGCGTGCTGAGCTTCAGCAGTTATTGTATAATCTCAATAAGGACAATAAGTGTTATGAGAAGTATTATGAAAGGCTGAAAAGAGTATATAATATGTATGCCGATGAGGTCTCATATAAGTTGAGATTGAAGCCATTTGAGACTCTGGATCTGGCCTTGCCTAATGTCTATGAGGATTATTGCAATGAGAATGGGGTTACTGATAGGTTGGATATACGTGATTTCCTGTCTTCGGTGAGGAAGGTCTATATTGTGGTGGCAATCTGCGATAAGAGGAATCCTACTGCAGATAGGGCAGGGTCCTATAGGTTCTTGTTAAGGAAGCCATTTGATAGGTTACGTGACCTTGGACTCTTTGAGATGGTTGAGATAATGGATCATAATGAGTTCAAGTTCTTTTTGGAGAGGATTTGAATAATTTTACTTTTTTTTAAATAATTTCAACTTAATTTTTAATAAAAATCTTGAAATATACCTCTCCTTTCTCAATACCTAATATAAGTACTTTTACCAATACTTTTATATATAACTAATGAAAAAGATAATATTAATTAGGAGTATGGAGGTGAAAATATGAGTGAAATTCCAGTAGCACCAGTCGTACGTATCTTAAAAGACGCAGGTGCAGAAAGAATCAGTGATGATGCTAAGAAAGCATTTGCTGACGCAGTTGAAGCTGCAGCTGAAGAATTAGCTAAAAAAGTTATCAAGGCAGCTGAACACGCAGGCAGAAAAACCGTCACTGTAGATGA contains these protein-coding regions:
- a CDS encoding histone translates to MSEIPVAPVVRILKDAGAERISDDAKKAFADAVEAAAEELAKKVIKAAEHAGRKTVTVDDIKFICE
- a CDS encoding AAA family ATPase, which gives rise to MSNFKFKIRNVGSISQADMDIGRINVIGGKNCTGKSTTSNLLYCFLRAISSKNDSTMKELLDSEFDIKGPQDNKDYACLYSDDFSYSIDFRNFEFERKGNLDINKVFYFDSFSLFDNKTGGTYFLEHVKSLEEALEIDGSFNDRDDLEVEKLIKEILGGEIKKEDGELYFIRDGYRSHMKNTSSGVKQVAIIQTLLMNNELEENSFLIMDEPEVNLHPEWQIKFAKILVLLVKELDLSIYIASHSPFFIEAIELYSQLYDLIDESYFYLTQKADSKFDVVKIDSNNLEEIYRNLGQPYDILDEVKMELLFKKLDSDGDE